A segment of the Thermodesulfobacteriota bacterium genome:
CTCAGTTTCAAGCTTGGGTCCACCTGCTATCACAATAGGCGCTGGGCAACTGGTTGTAACTTTCTCAAAATCCTCACAGTAATATGTTTTTACAATATGAGTTCCAAGCTCTGCACATATACGGCAGCAAAGTGAAAGAAAACGAGCATCTCTTTTCTCAAGCTCTTTCCCTACAGCAGTGATCCCTAGTACTGGAATACCATATTCTTCGCCCTTATTAACCAGCTCTGCAAGATTTAATAGTGTTTGGCTCTCATAATCGCTTCCGACAAAGACTGATATGCCAACTCCGGCTACGTTTAATTTAATAGCATCTTTAAATGAAGTAGTAATACCTTCATCTGCAAGATCGGCTCCAATGATGCTTGATCCGCCTGAGACTCTGAGAACGACATTGGCGCCTGAATCCGGGTCAACTGACGTGCGGAGCACGCCTCTCGTAAGCATTATCGTATCAGCATAAGGCATAAGCGGCTCAATGGTTTTGCGCGGTTCCTCAAGTTTATGTGTTGGCCCAAGGAAATAACCGTGATCAAACGCAAGCATAACGGCCCTTCCGGTTTTAGGGTTAATAATTCTTGCCATTCTATTTTTCATACCCCAGTCCATGACTTTACACCTCTCAATTTTAAGATTATTTCAGTCAAAATTT
Coding sequences within it:
- the lsrF gene encoding 3-hydroxy-5-phosphonooxypentane-2,4-dione thiolase yields the protein MERCKVMDWGMKNRMARIINPKTGRAVMLAFDHGYFLGPTHKLEEPRKTIEPLMPYADTIMLTRGVLRTSVDPDSGANVVLRVSGGSSIIGADLADEGITTSFKDAIKLNVAGVGISVFVGSDYESQTLLNLAELVNKGEEYGIPVLGITAVGKELEKRDARFLSLCCRICAELGTHIVKTYYCEDFEKVTTSCPAPIVIAGGPKLETEMDVFEMTYNALEQGAIGVDMGRNIWQNDHPVAVLRAIRSIVHENNNAKQAHDIFLSLKEEETKKAANA